A DNA window from Deltaproteobacteria bacterium contains the following coding sequences:
- a CDS encoding HEAT repeat domain-containing protein: MDRRKKVLVDALDDDDEHVRATAAEALERLDMRERMPVFERNLATGDKVTKLRTIYGISPLRGNDVLRLLVKAVKDPEEDVRAAAVRELGNHGDTRVLSTLVEALGDESPVVRRVAVEAITRFREPKLLGYLMKMLKDRDPGVIERALEAIGRLGDKRAEEAMIYFTRKGRPAMKSLALKALGLMEI; the protein is encoded by the coding sequence ATGGACAGACGCAAGAAAGTGCTCGTCGACGCCCTCGACGACGATGATGAGCACGTGAGGGCCACGGCGGCCGAGGCGCTCGAAAGGCTCGACATGCGTGAAAGGATGCCCGTCTTCGAGCGCAATCTCGCAACGGGCGACAAGGTCACCAAGCTGCGCACCATCTACGGCATCTCGCCGCTGCGCGGAAACGACGTGCTCAGGCTGCTCGTCAAGGCCGTCAAGGACCCCGAGGAGGACGTGAGGGCCGCCGCCGTGCGCGAACTCGGCAATCACGGCGACACCCGCGTGCTGTCCACACTGGTCGAGGCCCTCGGCGACGAGAGCCCCGTCGTAAGGCGCGTGGCCGTCGAGGCCATAACCCGCTTCCGCGAGCCCAAACTCCTGGGCTATCTGATGAAGATGCTCAAGGACAGAGACCCGGGCGTCATAGAGCGGGCCCTCGAGGCCATAGGACGCCTCGGCGACAAGCGCGCCGAGGAGGCGATGATATACTTTACCAGAAAAGGCAGGCCCGCCATGAAGAGCCTTGCCCTCAAAGCCCTCGGCCTCATGGAGATATGA
- a CDS encoding methylenetetrahydrofolate--tRNA-(uracil(54)-C(5))-methyltransferase (FADH(2)-oxidizing) TrmFO produces MEITVIGGGLAGCEAAWQAVRRGLRAVIYEMRPLKLTPAHRTGGLAELVCSNSLKSEDIDNGAGLLKEEMRRMGSLVVEAALGSRVPAGKTLAVDREAFSHYITGALEAAGVEIRRGEVTSLPAARPLVIATGPLTAGALADEIRRLAGGGGLYFYDAVAPIVYGETIDMDVAFAASRYGRGGADYINCPMTRGEYERFAVELLNARRAPLHDFDREIPYYRGCMPIEAMVERGLRTPLFGPLRPVGLTDPRTGERPYAVVQLRREDREGRLFNMVGFQTRLAYDEQKRVFTMIPGLERARFARLGKIHRNSYIDSPRLLTPALELRGAPGLFFAGQITGVEGYCESAAMGIVAGMSAAAFAAGAAFRPPPRETMTGSLAAYITDGSVKRFQPMNANFGLLPGGGGGRKRRAHTAARALRAMERWLELSPCN; encoded by the coding sequence GTGGAGATAACCGTCATAGGAGGCGGACTTGCGGGCTGCGAGGCGGCCTGGCAGGCCGTGCGCCGGGGGCTTCGGGCCGTCATCTACGAGATGAGGCCGCTGAAACTCACGCCTGCCCACAGGACCGGGGGGCTCGCGGAGCTGGTGTGCAGCAACTCGCTCAAGAGCGAGGACATCGACAACGGCGCCGGGCTCCTCAAGGAGGAGATGCGGCGCATGGGCTCGCTCGTCGTCGAGGCGGCGCTCGGCAGCCGGGTGCCCGCCGGAAAGACCCTCGCCGTGGACCGCGAGGCCTTCTCGCACTATATTACGGGTGCACTCGAGGCCGCGGGCGTTGAGATAAGGCGCGGGGAGGTGACGTCACTGCCTGCCGCGAGGCCCCTCGTCATCGCCACGGGACCGCTCACGGCCGGCGCGCTGGCCGACGAGATACGCCGCCTGGCGGGGGGCGGGGGCCTCTACTTCTACGACGCCGTGGCCCCCATAGTCTACGGCGAGACCATAGACATGGACGTGGCCTTCGCCGCCTCGCGCTACGGCCGCGGCGGGGCCGACTACATCAACTGTCCCATGACGCGCGGCGAGTACGAGCGCTTCGCCGTAGAACTCCTCAACGCCCGCAGGGCCCCGCTCCACGACTTCGACAGGGAGATACCCTATTACCGGGGGTGCATGCCCATAGAGGCCATGGTGGAGCGGGGGCTCAGAACGCCGCTCTTCGGTCCCCTTCGGCCCGTGGGACTCACGGACCCCCGCACGGGGGAGAGGCCCTACGCCGTCGTACAGCTCAGGAGGGAGGACCGCGAGGGCAGGCTCTTCAACATGGTGGGCTTCCAGACACGCCTGGCCTACGACGAGCAGAAACGGGTCTTCACCATGATCCCGGGGCTCGAGAGGGCGCGCTTTGCAAGGCTCGGAAAGATACACCGCAACAGCTACATCGACTCGCCCAGGCTCCTGACGCCGGCGCTCGAGCTGCGGGGTGCGCCGGGCCTCTTCTTCGCCGGTCAGATCACCGGTGTGGAGGGTTACTGCGAGTCCGCCGCCATGGGGATCGTGGCCGGCATGAGCGCTGCGGCCTTCGCCGCCGGCGCCGCCTTCCGGCCTCCGCCGCGCGAGACCATGACGGGCTCGCTCGCAGCCTACATAACGGACGGGTCGGTAAAGCGCTTCCAGCCCATGAACGCCAACTTCGGACTCCTTCCGGGAGGCGGGGGCGGCAGGAAGAGGCGGGCCCACACCGCCGCCCGCGCGCTCCGGGCCATGGAGCGCTGGCTTGAGCTTTCCCCTTGCAACTGA